One region of Endozoicomonas sp. Mp262 genomic DNA includes:
- the eutL gene encoding ethanolamine utilization microcompartment protein EutL, which translates to MKGDRLGASVLAVKMIPNVDARMAEKLGMPKGYKSLGILTADCDDVTYCALDEACKNAEVQVCMGKSFYGGAANANTQLAGEVIGMLAGPSPAEVRSGLNAAIDIIENEYAFYSANEDDSIAYYAQCISRTGPFLSDMAGVKEGEALAYVIAPPLEAMYALDAAMKAADVSLCELFEPPSETNFAGALLTGSQSACKAACDAFADAVKFVADNPKHF; encoded by the coding sequence ATGAAAGGTGATCGTCTGGGGGCCAGTGTCCTGGCTGTAAAAATGATTCCCAACGTTGATGCCAGGATGGCAGAAAAACTGGGCATGCCCAAGGGCTATAAAAGCCTGGGTATTCTGACCGCTGACTGTGATGACGTAACTTACTGTGCCCTGGATGAAGCCTGTAAAAATGCTGAAGTCCAGGTTTGCATGGGTAAGAGCTTTTACGGTGGTGCAGCTAACGCCAACACCCAGCTGGCAGGGGAAGTGATTGGTATGCTGGCAGGGCCAAGTCCGGCAGAGGTTCGCAGTGGCCTGAATGCTGCCATTGATATTATTGAAAATGAATACGCGTTCTATAGCGCCAATGAAGACGACAGTATTGCCTATTACGCCCAGTGTATTTCCCGCACCGGCCCTTTCCTGTCTGATATGGCAGGAGTTAAGGAGGGTGAGGCGCTAGCCTACGTCATTGCACCACCGCTGGAAGCCATGTATGCCCTGGATGCTGCCATGAAAGCGGCAGATGTTTCCCTTTGTGAGTTGTTTGAACCACCATCAGAAACCAATTTTGCCGGTGCTTTGCTGACGGGGAGCCAGTCAGCCTGTAAAGCCGCCTGTGATGCCTTTGCTGATGCAGTGAAGTTTGTGGCTGATAACCCAAAGCATTTCTGA
- a CDS encoding acetaldehyde dehydrogenase (acetylating) — protein sequence MELLDKDLVSIQDVRNLIHKAKEAQRVLADYSQAQVDALVEAMAKTGENSASHLAEMAVAETGFGKVQDKITKNIIASKKLADSVRDLKTIGVIADDPVKKIQEVAVPFGVVAGLVPSTNPTSTTIYKAIISIKAGNAVVISPHPSALKCIAETVRLLREALQSLGAPADLVSVMSTPTLEGTSELMKNAGIGIILATGGSAMVKAAYSSGNPALGVGPGNVPAFIERTADIKKSVSYILMSKTFDNGTVCASEQHVVTEHAIADQVKAEMIAQGSYFLNESEITRVEKVIVGPRGTLNASIVGKPAIEIARMAGVTVPDTTRVLVGEQGRDNIGKKYPFSWEKLSPLLGFYRTADAHDACELCLELLNYEGAGHSLAIHTQNDSLVREFALKKPVSRLVVNTPSTHGAVGATTALPPAFTLGCGSIGGSATSDNVTPLHLFNKRYVAYGICEPQAPVVETSTAVAGVTNLDIEAITRLVIERLKAL from the coding sequence TTGGAACTTCTCGATAAAGACCTTGTTTCCATTCAGGACGTAAGGAATCTGATTCACAAAGCTAAAGAGGCCCAGCGGGTTCTGGCGGACTATAGCCAGGCCCAGGTAGATGCCTTGGTTGAAGCCATGGCGAAAACGGGTGAAAACAGTGCCAGCCATCTGGCAGAAATGGCCGTGGCAGAAACAGGCTTTGGCAAGGTTCAGGATAAGATCACCAAAAACATCATTGCCAGTAAAAAACTGGCTGATTCTGTTCGTGATTTAAAAACCATTGGTGTGATTGCGGATGACCCTGTTAAAAAAATCCAGGAAGTTGCCGTTCCTTTTGGCGTAGTGGCTGGTTTGGTGCCATCCACTAACCCTACATCAACGACAATCTATAAAGCCATTATCTCTATCAAAGCCGGTAATGCCGTGGTGATAAGCCCCCACCCATCAGCATTGAAGTGTATTGCTGAAACGGTACGACTGTTACGGGAAGCACTGCAAAGCCTGGGGGCTCCGGCAGATCTGGTTTCTGTAATGAGCACGCCGACCCTGGAAGGCACCAGCGAGTTAATGAAAAATGCCGGTATTGGCATCATTCTGGCCACCGGTGGTTCAGCCATGGTCAAGGCCGCCTATAGCTCTGGTAATCCGGCGCTGGGTGTAGGGCCAGGAAATGTTCCGGCATTTATAGAGCGTACCGCTGATATTAAAAAATCAGTGTCGTACATCTTAATGAGTAAAACCTTTGATAACGGTACTGTCTGTGCTTCCGAGCAGCATGTGGTGACAGAGCATGCTATTGCAGATCAGGTGAAAGCAGAAATGATTGCCCAGGGTAGTTACTTTCTGAATGAATCCGAAATCACCAGGGTTGAGAAGGTGATTGTTGGCCCTCGGGGAACCCTGAATGCCAGCATTGTGGGTAAGCCTGCTATTGAAATAGCACGAATGGCAGGCGTTACTGTTCCTGATACAACCCGTGTGCTGGTAGGTGAGCAAGGACGGGATAATATCGGTAAAAAGTATCCGTTCTCCTGGGAAAAGCTATCACCGTTACTGGGCTTTTATCGAACAGCCGACGCCCATGATGCCTGTGAACTCTGCCTGGAACTGTTGAATTATGAAGGTGCCGGGCACTCCCTGGCCATTCATACCCAAAATGACAGCCTGGTTCGTGAATTTGCCCTGAAAAAGCCTGTTTCACGCCTGGTGGTTAACACACCATCGACTCACGGTGCAGTGGGTGCTACTACCGCCCTGCCTCCGGCATTTACTTTGGGTTGTGGCAGTATAGGTGGTTCTGCAACCTCTGATAATGTGACACCACTGCATCTGTTTAATAAGCGTTATGTGGCTTATGGCATTTGTGAACCCCAGGCTCCTGTCGTAGAAACTTCTACGGCTGTTGCGGGTGTGACAAATCTGGATATCGAAGCCATCACTCGACTCGTGATTGAACGATTAAAAGCACTTTAG
- a CDS encoding tellurite resistance TerB family protein, with protein sequence MGKGAIGGSAITMLLSSKKGRRIGGKVLAVGGTIGLGAIAYNLNP encoded by the coding sequence ATGGGCAAAGGAGCTATTGGAGGCAGTGCTATTACTATGCTGCTGTCGTCGAAAAAAGGGCGAAGGATTGGCGGCAAGGTCTTAGCGGTAGGCGGCACCATTGGACTAGGTGCGATTGCCTATAACCTGAATCCGTGA
- the eutC gene encoding ethanolamine ammonia-lyase subunit EutC, which yields MISEKDLKDLIGKVLKEIDLTDGDKEQVAQSVVSQVESTTETTVADSELNDITLVEMSDFFAVDNAENEAEYLKLKAKTPARLGIGKAGPRYKTETMLRFRADHAVAIDSVFNEVAEEFVNEAGLVAVASKCEDKDMYVTRPDLGRVICDEGVAKIQQECRKGADVQIVIADGLSSSAITANLKNILPALKQGLEGYGLSVGDTVFIKYGRVAAMDHLTELTSSKVTVMLVGERPGLATGESMGAYITYEGKVGMPEAGRTVISNIHRRGTPAAEAGAHISNIVKKMFEQKCSGVGFRF from the coding sequence ATGATTTCTGAAAAAGATTTAAAAGACCTGATCGGCAAGGTTCTCAAGGAAATTGACCTCACTGATGGCGATAAAGAACAGGTTGCCCAGTCAGTTGTCAGCCAGGTTGAAAGTACGACTGAAACAACAGTAGCAGATAGTGAACTAAACGATATTACCTTAGTTGAAATGTCTGACTTCTTTGCGGTTGATAATGCCGAAAACGAAGCAGAGTACCTGAAGCTTAAAGCGAAAACACCAGCCCGTCTGGGTATTGGCAAAGCAGGCCCCCGTTATAAAACGGAGACCATGCTGCGTTTCCGTGCTGACCATGCGGTTGCCATTGACTCTGTTTTTAATGAAGTGGCAGAAGAATTTGTCAATGAAGCCGGACTGGTGGCAGTGGCTTCCAAATGTGAAGACAAAGATATGTATGTTACTCGACCTGACCTGGGTCGTGTGATCTGTGATGAAGGCGTTGCCAAAATCCAGCAAGAATGCCGGAAGGGTGCTGATGTCCAGATTGTTATTGCTGATGGGCTGTCTTCCAGTGCCATTACTGCCAACCTGAAAAATATTTTGCCTGCCCTTAAGCAGGGGCTTGAAGGCTATGGCCTGAGTGTGGGCGACACGGTATTTATCAAGTATGGCCGTGTTGCAGCAATGGATCATCTAACCGAACTGACCAGCAGCAAAGTCACGGTGATGCTGGTGGGTGAACGACCCGGGCTGGCCACTGGCGAGTCCATGGGAGCCTATATCACCTATGAAGGCAAGGTTGGCATGCCTGAAGCCGGGCGAACTGTAATCTCCAATATCCACCGTCGTGGAACACCAGCCGCTGAAGCCGGTGCCCATATTTCTAACATCGTTAAAAAGATGTTTGAGCAAAAGTGCAGTGGCGTGGGTTTCCGTTTCTGA
- a CDS encoding aminotransferase class I/II-fold pyridoxal phosphate-dependent enzyme encodes MIDLRSDTVTRPSEPMLKAMINAEVGDDVFGEDSTVKALEQKAAEMFGKEAALFCPSGTMTNQIAIMLHTRPGGEVICDQNAHIYQYEGGGIAVNALCSVNLQQGDRGRFTAQDVLNSIRADDVHFPKTQLVAVENTMNKGGGACYDFAELERIRKVCDDHNIPFHLDGARLFNAIVTKGKNPKAYGKLFDTISICLSKGLGAPVGSLLLGSFRHIKEARRIRKRIGGGMRQAGFLAAAGIYALDHNIERLTEDHGRAIKLSEALYEHPDFEGVVSPETNIVVAHLRNGCEPEQFLTMLKNNGIKAVHFGGQAIRFVTHLDFDDVQLEAFGKTISGIRG; translated from the coding sequence ATACTGTAACCAGACCCTCTGAGCCGATGCTCAAAGCCATGATCAATGCTGAAGTGGGTGATGATGTGTTTGGCGAAGATAGCACCGTCAAAGCCCTGGAACAGAAAGCGGCAGAGATGTTTGGGAAGGAAGCAGCGCTGTTTTGTCCTTCTGGCACTATGACTAACCAAATTGCCATAATGCTTCATACCCGTCCGGGTGGTGAAGTCATTTGTGATCAGAATGCCCATATCTATCAATATGAAGGAGGAGGCATAGCTGTTAATGCACTCTGTTCTGTCAATCTGCAACAGGGTGATCGGGGGCGGTTCACTGCACAGGATGTTCTAAACAGCATTCGAGCCGATGATGTTCATTTTCCTAAAACACAGTTAGTGGCTGTTGAAAACACCATGAATAAAGGTGGCGGTGCCTGTTACGATTTTGCTGAGCTGGAGCGGATACGCAAGGTTTGTGATGATCACAACATTCCATTTCATCTTGATGGTGCGCGATTATTTAATGCCATAGTGACTAAAGGAAAGAATCCAAAGGCTTACGGAAAACTGTTTGATACCATTTCAATTTGCCTTTCAAAAGGTTTAGGTGCACCTGTGGGTTCTTTATTATTGGGCTCGTTCCGACATATTAAAGAAGCACGCCGTATTCGCAAACGGATAGGTGGAGGAATGCGTCAGGCAGGTTTTCTGGCAGCCGCCGGGATCTATGCTCTGGATCACAATATTGAGAGACTGACAGAAGATCATGGTCGGGCAATTAAGTTGTCCGAGGCCTTATATGAACATCCTGATTTTGAGGGGGTGGTCTCACCAGAAACCAATATTGTTGTTGCTCACTTGCGTAATGGTTGTGAACCTGAGCAATTTTTAACGATGCTGAAAAATAATGGTATTAAAGCGGTGCACTTTGGTGGGCAGGCTATCCGTTTTGTTACTCACCTTGATTTTGATGATGTGCAGCTGGAAGCTTTCGGTAAGACCATCAGTGGTATTCGAGGTTGA
- a CDS encoding MFS transporter, translating to MYLCACLGGLLVIGFAADIGVELAGLDVTTATSAVSVIALFNLVGRLLCGTLSDRVGHINMIIAMFFITAVMMVGLSLFPMDKALFFILLAGIALCFGGFTSVFPAILGDLYGTQNIGGNIGLIYQAYGAAALMSPVVISLADGLRSTFMITAVIAGAGMLMSCMLLIATDKTLVEKFYRPLLSS from the coding sequence ATGTATTTGTGTGCCTGCCTGGGTGGATTGCTGGTGATTGGCTTTGCTGCTGATATTGGCGTTGAACTGGCAGGGCTGGATGTAACTACGGCAACCTCGGCCGTGTCTGTTATTGCCCTGTTTAATCTGGTGGGTAGACTGCTATGCGGCACACTTTCTGATCGTGTTGGTCACATTAATATGATTATTGCTATGTTTTTTATAACGGCAGTAATGATGGTTGGGCTCAGTCTATTTCCTATGGATAAGGCGTTATTTTTCATCTTGCTGGCAGGCATTGCCTTATGTTTCGGTGGGTTCACATCTGTGTTCCCTGCTATTTTGGGGGATCTGTATGGTACACAAAATATAGGGGGCAATATTGGTCTGATCTATCAAGCCTATGGTGCTGCGGCATTAATGAGTCCCGTTGTTATCAGTCTGGCTGATGGGCTACGATCAACCTTTATGATCACGGCAGTCATTGCTGGCGCAGGCATGCTAATGAGTTGTATGTTGTTAATTGCCACCGATAAGACCTTGGTAGAGAAGTTTTATCGCCCGTTGTTATCTTCCTGA
- a CDS encoding SDR family oxidoreductase, protein MTAGPIKKRVLVLGVTGYIGRHFVPCLLSQGYSVIAAARTPQALSNEKWYNHPKLILHRVDLAKPETLTSILDNTELVFYLVHGMMAGKQFFDYELRLANNFTRALTASPGKRVVYLGALQPASTESQHLLARKATGDILRQSGCQVIELRSGVIIGPGSAAFEVMRDMVYHLPVMTTPKWVRSLSAPVALADLLYYLEHFINHPVEGNPIYDVGGSEAISYEEQMRRFARIIRKPLLILKLPFLTPAISSYWLHLVTSVPAPVASALVKGLAHDLLPRQEYDISNAIPRQRINFDDAVRTTLAEENKLLDNEIWQYDADAVSRWRPGFSYYPKQAGYTLRTGKSASALWSTLTKIGGNNGYFYANPLWKVRAWLDQIFGGKGLISKRPDHNQLQPGDYIDSWKVLSVKKNTHLSLLFGMKAPGLGRLEFSITDKGDYRLLDIRAWWHPAGLWGLLYWFAMLPAHLFIFKGMAKAISTRS, encoded by the coding sequence ATGACTGCTGGCCCGATAAAAAAAAGAGTCTTGGTACTGGGTGTTACAGGGTATATTGGCCGCCATTTTGTTCCCTGCTTACTGAGCCAGGGATACTCTGTTATTGCAGCGGCACGCACACCCCAGGCACTTTCAAATGAGAAGTGGTACAACCACCCGAAATTAATACTCCACCGTGTAGACCTGGCTAAACCTGAAACCCTTACATCCATTTTGGATAACACGGAACTGGTATTCTATTTAGTTCATGGCATGATGGCAGGCAAACAGTTCTTTGACTATGAACTACGGCTTGCTAATAATTTTACTCGTGCACTAACAGCCAGCCCGGGAAAGCGGGTGGTTTATCTGGGTGCCCTGCAACCAGCATCCACAGAGTCACAGCATCTGCTGGCACGCAAAGCAACGGGGGATATACTGCGCCAGTCCGGCTGCCAGGTGATTGAACTGCGTTCCGGTGTAATTATTGGGCCAGGCTCGGCAGCTTTTGAGGTGATGCGAGATATGGTCTATCACTTGCCCGTAATGACCACACCCAAATGGGTTCGTTCTCTTTCAGCACCTGTGGCACTGGCAGACCTGCTCTATTATTTAGAGCATTTTATTAATCACCCCGTAGAAGGTAACCCGATTTATGATGTGGGTGGTTCTGAGGCAATTTCCTATGAAGAACAAATGCGCCGTTTTGCCCGCATTATCCGTAAACCTCTCTTGATTTTAAAACTCCCTTTTCTAACCCCTGCAATCTCAAGTTATTGGTTACACCTGGTCACATCAGTCCCTGCGCCTGTGGCCAGTGCTTTGGTCAAAGGACTTGCCCACGATTTGTTACCACGACAGGAGTACGATATTTCTAATGCCATCCCCCGGCAACGAATAAACTTTGATGATGCCGTACGAACAACCCTGGCTGAAGAAAACAAGCTATTGGATAACGAAATCTGGCAGTACGATGCTGATGCCGTCTCCCGCTGGCGACCCGGTTTCTCCTATTACCCAAAGCAGGCAGGCTACACCCTCCGCACCGGGAAAAGCGCCTCTGCCTTATGGTCCACGCTTACAAAAATCGGTGGTAATAATGGCTATTTCTATGCAAACCCGCTTTGGAAAGTCAGAGCCTGGTTAGACCAGATATTTGGCGGCAAAGGGCTGATATCAAAACGGCCTGACCATAATCAACTGCAACCAGGAGACTATATTGATTCCTGGAAAGTGCTATCAGTCAAAAAAAATACACATCTATCTTTACTGTTCGGCATGAAAGCCCCCGGGCTTGGCAGACTGGAATTCTCAATAACAGATAAAGGTGATTACCGATTACTGGATATCCGTGCCTGGTGGCACCCGGCAGGCCTATGGGGATTACTTTACTGGTTTGCCATGCTACCTGCCCATTTGTTCATTTTTAAGGGAATGGCAAAAGCTATAAGTACACGCTCCTGA
- a CDS encoding IS1380 family transposase, with the protein MKLKIEQSQTEFYTPVAGLYFVGHALNKKTALSKSLRKIKKRHRITHIDLIRAYCGQLAQGKSDFDNVDNNRDNDWFRLAMGIKQMPSASRLRQRFNEDAAQLIPFIEDSLTDVLVNLQVPVTPLPKKLDKKQHIPLDIDVFPMDNSNTKKEGVEYTYKKFFGYAPIAAYFGCEGWCLGCELRPGSQHSQNDFIGFLQAVLHRSRRLTRAPILVRLDSGHDAEESRREIAGFKGVNHIIKLNPRKYHTKEHWLPIFEEKQVKWEESRPGKSYATLSTVYETNYGNQRLIIRIIKRTTDTVGQRFLTPDYELEGWWTTLSEADYSDDQIINLYEDHATSEQFHSELKTDMDLERLPSGKFDTNDLVMCLGALVYNILRYMGQSCLLGPDAPVRHKAKRRRLKTVIQELIYLAARLLKKGHQYRLRFGRYCPGFRSFHQLISQHALC; encoded by the coding sequence GTGAAACTGAAAATTGAACAATCACAGACGGAATTTTATACACCGGTCGCAGGGCTTTATTTCGTTGGTCATGCACTCAACAAAAAGACAGCGTTAAGCAAATCCCTGCGCAAAATAAAAAAAAGGCACCGTATCACTCATATCGACCTGATCAGAGCTTACTGCGGCCAACTGGCTCAGGGTAAAAGTGATTTTGATAATGTTGATAATAACCGGGATAACGACTGGTTCCGGTTGGCAATGGGCATTAAACAAATGCCTTCAGCCAGCCGCTTAAGACAGCGTTTCAATGAAGATGCCGCCCAACTGATTCCTTTCATCGAGGACAGCCTTACCGATGTCCTGGTTAATCTTCAGGTGCCCGTCACACCCCTTCCGAAAAAACTCGATAAGAAGCAGCACATACCACTGGATATCGACGTATTCCCTATGGATAACAGCAATACCAAAAAGGAGGGGGTCGAGTACACGTATAAAAAATTCTTTGGTTATGCCCCTATTGCCGCTTACTTTGGCTGCGAAGGCTGGTGCCTGGGATGTGAATTACGCCCAGGCTCTCAGCACTCCCAGAATGATTTTATTGGCTTTTTACAAGCAGTGCTGCACCGCAGCCGACGTTTGACCCGAGCGCCTATTCTGGTTCGCCTTGATAGTGGCCACGATGCTGAGGAATCGCGCCGGGAAATCGCCGGGTTCAAAGGTGTGAATCACATTATCAAGCTCAACCCAAGAAAGTATCACACCAAGGAACACTGGCTCCCCATTTTTGAAGAAAAGCAAGTCAAATGGGAGGAGTCGCGTCCAGGAAAGAGTTATGCGACACTCTCAACCGTCTATGAAACCAACTATGGTAACCAGCGTCTGATTATTCGCATTATCAAGCGTACCACTGATACTGTAGGGCAGAGATTTCTGACACCCGATTATGAGCTGGAAGGATGGTGGACAACACTCAGCGAAGCTGACTACAGCGATGATCAGATCATTAATCTTTATGAGGATCATGCGACCAGCGAGCAGTTTCACAGTGAGTTGAAGACTGATATGGATTTAGAGCGCCTGCCTTCAGGCAAGTTTGACACCAACGACCTGGTGATGTGTTTGGGTGCACTGGTCTATAACATTCTGCGCTACATGGGGCAGAGTTGCTTGCTCGGGCCAGATGCGCCGGTACGTCATAAAGCCAAACGACGCCGGTTAAAAACCGTGATACAGGAACTCATCTACCTGGCTGCCCGTCTTCTGAAAAAAGGACATCAATACCGGCTACGCTTTGGTCGTTACTGTCCTGGTTTCAGGTCTTTCCATCAATTAATAAGCCAGCATGCACTTTGTTGA
- a CDS encoding ethanolamine ammonia-lyase subunit EutB, with product MLLKTKLFGKVYSFSSIKEVLAKANEKRSGDVLAGLAAESITEMVAAKDILSRMLLSDLRNNPVVPYEDDEVTRIIQDDVNERIYEEVKNWSVGELREWLLSYEVQGSAIRRISRGLTSEMIAAVAKLMTNADLIYAASKIEVLATCNTTIGGRGTLAARLQPNHTTDDVDGIRISTLEGLSYGIGDAVIGLNPVDDTTDSIYRCLHQFEEIKQRFEIPTQNCVLAHVLSQMEAVERGAPADMIFQSIAGSQKGNEAFGFNAGNLAEASDMMLKQGTCTGPNVMYFETGQGSELSSDAHHGADQVTMEARCYGFARRYKPFLVNTVVGFIGPEYLYDGKQVIRAGLEDHFMGKLHGLPMGVDVCYTNHMKTDQNDNESLMTLLTAAGCTYFMGIPAGDDIMLMYQSSGYHDVATMRELFNKRPIPEFEAWCERMGIMENGRLTPKAGDASIFLK from the coding sequence ATGCTTCTTAAAACCAAGCTGTTTGGAAAAGTATATAGCTTTTCCAGCATCAAAGAAGTACTCGCCAAGGCCAACGAAAAACGTTCTGGCGACGTGCTGGCGGGATTAGCCGCTGAATCTATTACCGAAATGGTAGCAGCCAAGGACATCCTGTCCCGTATGTTGCTGTCAGATCTCCGAAATAATCCAGTTGTACCCTATGAGGACGATGAAGTCACACGGATTATTCAGGATGATGTGAACGAACGTATTTATGAAGAAGTCAAAAACTGGTCTGTAGGAGAACTGCGTGAGTGGTTGCTGTCCTATGAAGTGCAGGGTAGTGCAATTCGCCGGATTAGCAGGGGTCTGACCTCTGAAATGATTGCGGCCGTTGCCAAGTTGATGACCAATGCTGACCTGATCTATGCAGCCAGTAAAATAGAAGTACTGGCCACCTGCAATACCACTATCGGTGGCCGGGGGACTCTGGCTGCACGTCTTCAGCCTAACCATACAACCGATGATGTTGATGGTATTCGTATTTCCACTCTGGAAGGTCTGTCATACGGCATTGGTGATGCGGTTATTGGCCTTAACCCTGTAGATGACACGACAGATAGTATTTATCGCTGTCTGCATCAGTTTGAAGAAATCAAGCAGCGCTTTGAAATTCCCACCCAGAACTGTGTGCTGGCTCATGTGCTATCCCAGATGGAAGCTGTGGAGCGAGGTGCACCGGCGGATATGATTTTCCAGTCTATTGCCGGCTCCCAGAAAGGTAATGAAGCCTTCGGCTTTAATGCCGGAAATCTGGCAGAAGCCAGTGACATGATGCTTAAGCAGGGTACCTGTACCGGCCCGAATGTTATGTACTTTGAAACCGGCCAGGGCTCAGAGCTTTCTTCCGATGCTCACCATGGTGCCGACCAGGTAACCATGGAAGCCCGTTGCTACGGTTTTGCCCGTCGCTACAAGCCTTTCCTGGTCAATACTGTGGTTGGTTTTATTGGTCCCGAGTATCTATACGACGGTAAGCAGGTTATCCGTGCCGGTCTGGAAGATCACTTTATGGGCAAGCTGCATGGTCTGCCAATGGGAGTAGACGTCTGTTATACCAACCATATGAAGACCGACCAGAACGATAATGAGTCCCTGATGACGCTGCTTACAGCAGCTGGCTGTACTTACTTTATGGGTATCCCTGCCGGTGATGACATCATGCTGATGTATCAAAGCAGCGGTTATCACGATGTGGCCACCATGCGTGAGCTGTTTAACAAGCGTCCGATTCCAGAGTTTGAAGCCTGGTGCGAGCGCATGGGCATAATGGAAAACGGTCGCCTGACGCCAAAAGCTGGCGATGCCTCTATTTTCCTGAAGTAA
- a CDS encoding DUF411 domain-containing protein, producing MSYLKTLFLGIVMVFSTVSSYAADSSSTINVYKSAACGCCKEWVYHLEENGFKVISHDVSDLETYKKRANLPYDLGSCHTAFVDGYAVEGHVPATDIKKMLTEKPDIRGIAVPGMPMGSPGMEYGNRKDPYQTISYTRDGNKSVYASH from the coding sequence ATGAGTTATTTAAAAACACTGTTTCTTGGAATAGTTATGGTATTTTCCACAGTGAGTAGCTACGCAGCTGATAGTTCATCCACTATCAATGTCTATAAGTCAGCTGCCTGTGGGTGCTGTAAAGAATGGGTTTATCATCTGGAAGAGAATGGATTTAAAGTGATAAGCCATGATGTCAGTGATCTGGAAACCTATAAGAAAAGGGCTAATCTCCCCTACGACCTGGGATCTTGTCATACCGCATTTGTTGATGGCTATGCTGTTGAAGGACATGTTCCGGCTACAGATATCAAAAAAATGCTAACAGAAAAACCGGATATTCGAGGTATTGCTGTGCCAGGGATGCCCATGGGTTCGCCAGGTATGGAATACGGTAACCGCAAAGATCCATACCAGACCATTAGCTATACCAGAGATGGCAATAAGAGTGTGTATGCTTCACACTAA
- a CDS encoding phosphate propanoyltransferase, with protein MLECEVVVNSMAGISISEDVLKQIIDQVIIECTVQSGKKEIPIESSARHVHLCQRDVDALFGKGHQLTPKRELSQPGQFLCEERVTVIGSKGTFNHVAVLGPVRPESQVEVSRTDARQLGVKAPLKESGDIEDSPGLFLHSGKGMVQLEKGVIIARNHIHMTRSDAARLGVCDKQEVDVKVETDRPVTFHKVLVRVKDSFSLAMHIDFDEANAISLPAGAKGELIS; from the coding sequence TTGCTTGAGTGTGAGGTGGTTGTGAACAGCATGGCTGGAATCAGTATTAGTGAAGATGTTCTGAAACAGATTATTGATCAGGTCATTATTGAGTGCACAGTACAGTCTGGCAAAAAAGAAATTCCCATAGAGTCTTCTGCCAGACATGTGCATTTATGTCAGCGGGATGTTGATGCCTTGTTTGGCAAAGGTCATCAGCTGACACCCAAAAGGGAGTTATCCCAGCCGGGTCAGTTTCTTTGTGAAGAGCGAGTGACAGTTATTGGCTCAAAAGGCACCTTTAATCATGTGGCGGTACTGGGACCTGTCCGTCCTGAAAGTCAGGTGGAAGTTTCCCGGACTGATGCTCGCCAGTTGGGTGTTAAGGCTCCCCTGAAAGAATCAGGAGATATTGAGGATAGTCCGGGGCTTTTCTTGCACTCTGGTAAAGGCATGGTGCAACTGGAAAAGGGTGTCATTATTGCCCGCAACCATATTCATATGACCCGCAGTGATGCTGCCCGTTTAGGGGTCTGCGATAAGCAGGAAGTGGATGTAAAGGTTGAAACCGATCGTCCGGTAACTTTTCACAAGGTACTGGTGCGGGTGAAAGACAGTTTCTCCCTGGCAATGCATATCGATTTTGATGAGGCCAATGCCATTAGCCTGCCTGCTGGTGCCAAAGGTGAATTAATTTCCTGA
- the eutM gene encoding ethanolamine utilization microcompartment protein EutM, which produces MAISNALGMVETKGLVGAIEAADAMVKAANVTLVGKEQIGSGLVTIMVRGDVGAVKAATDAGAAAAERVGELVSVHVIPRPHSEVEVILPQAKAE; this is translated from the coding sequence ATGGCTATCTCTAATGCCTTGGGAATGGTTGAAACTAAAGGTCTGGTTGGTGCGATTGAAGCCGCTGACGCGATGGTAAAAGCTGCAAACGTGACACTGGTTGGCAAAGAACAAATTGGTAGCGGCCTGGTCACCATCATGGTACGTGGTGATGTGGGTGCCGTAAAGGCAGCCACTGATGCGGGCGCTGCCGCGGCTGAACGTGTGGGTGAACTGGTTTCTGTGCATGTGATTCCACGTCCACACAGTGAAGTGGAAGTGATTCTGCCTCAGGCTAAAGCCGAGTGA